GCCGAGGCCGCTGCCCATCGTGTGTTCGGCAAAGGAACGGAACACGTCGTCCACCTCCGCGCGAGTCAACTGACCGTCGAGGGACGGACGAGCGAGACAATCGTGTTCAGTCTCGACGGTGAAGTGAGCAATCACGAACAGCTTGTCCTCTACTCCAAACCGCGGACGCTCTCAGTAGCTGTCGGCCCGACCTACGAATCAAACCCTCACTGAGGGGCGGTAACTACGCCAGAGTCGACTCTCTGACCGGTCGTCGCGTCGAGAAATGGAGTCGGAGGCCGAGAGAACAACGCTATGAGTTATCAAAAACTCCGAACGGGCCCGTCACTCCAGCGAGACGTACTGGTTCTCCCAGTCTCGTCGCGTCCGAAGGCTCTCGCGTCCCTTCTCGGTTATCGCGTAGTAGTTGGTTCGGCGGTCTATCGGACCCTTATCGACGTACGATTTGTTCACGAGCGTGTCGAGATTCGGGTACAGTCGGCCGTGGTTGATCTCACCCTCGACGTACTCTTCTAACTCAGTTTTCACTTCTTGGCCCGACGGTTGTTCTTTGCCTGCGATTACCCACAGCAGGTCGCGTTGAAAGCCGCTGAGGTCGTTCATAGGCTACCGAACCAGAGTCCTACGTAAAGTTGCTCGTAAAGTCGTGTTTCGCATACAATTATTGAAATTGATAAATGACGGAGCTTCAGTCGACCACTCGCCGTCGGTCGATTCGGAGAGATACCGCCGGTCCGGTAATGACAAGCAGTACTCTCATGATATCCGTAATTTATCCGTTAGTTGACTGTCGAAGTGTACCTGATCTCGCCCAATCTGGTGTCAAGGGGGAAGTGGATTCACGTCTGCTGACTTCGACAGTCGCGATACTATACCTTGCAGCCCTACAAACTGTGCGAATTCGCGGAACGTCAACGTTCGGCAACTTCGTCTCGGAGGCGTTCGCGCAGTCGTAGTCGATTCCAGACACCGCGAGCACACCCCGCCATTCCCCTTCAAATCCGTCAATCTCCCGCAGTCGCAGGTTCACTGAGGCTGTAGCCGTCGCCCCATCTGACGACGATGCCGCCGGCGACCGCAGCGACGCCGAGCGCGACGACGGCGATGGATGCGAACGCGACTCGGAAACCGAACACTTCGATGAGGACGCCGAAAAGCGGCGGTGCGACGGTGCTGCCGACCATGATGCCAACAGTGACGACGGCGAAGTTCCGCCCGAGGTCCGCCCGTGCCGAGAGGACGTCCGCCAGTTTGTCGCGGGCAGGTGTGCTCAGACTCCCGACGCTCCCGCCGACCACAGCGGCGACGACGGCGGCGGACGGCGGGAGGACGAACGACGCGAGCAGCACGACGAACGCGGCGACGAGGACGTAGCTACCCAGGATGAGCGGAGCGGGCGCAAAGCGGTCCGAGAGGTCGCCGCCGACGAGCATGAACACTGCTCCGACGCCGAACATCACCGAGAGGGTGAGACTCGCCGTCGACGATTCCACGCCGTATCCCTGCTCGAGCAACGTGACGACGAACGACGTGATTCCCCACATCGCCGTCGAGGCGACGAGCGCCAACAGTCCGAGTGCGAGGATCTTCGGCGAGTCGAGCAACGCGACGACCCCCGAACGCAGTCTGTCTGCCAGCGACGGCGTCTCCGTCGACGTCGCGTCTCCCCCTGCGACTGAATCGTTTACTACGTTCGGGCGACGGACGGTCCGGGGAACGTATCGAAGTAGGACGAACACCGCGAGAATTGCGTACAGCAGTCCGACGCCCCCGATGACGGCGAACGCGTGCCGCCAACTCAGGCCCGTAATCGAGGTGAGCGCGACGATGACCACCGGCGGGGCGGCGAAGCCGACGTTGCCCGCGAATCCGTGGACGCTGAACACTCGACCGCGATTCGTCTTCGTCGTCGCATCCGCGAGAAGCGGGTAATGTGCGGGATGGTGGCCGGCGACGCCGACGCCGAGCAGAATTTGTCCGACCAAGAGCCACTCGAACGTCGGTGCGGCCGCGAGAACGAACGCCCCGAGACTGCCGAGAACGAGACAGAGACTCAGCGTGAGCGTACGGTCGTACGTGTCCGAGAGATAGCCGAACGGCAGCTGAAAGACGGTGTTGACGAACGCTTGCGCACCCATCGCGAACCCGAGCGTCGCAAGCGTCACGTCGAACTCCGTCGCCAACACGCCGAGAATCGGCGGAAAGAGCACGAGATACATATGGTTGATGACGTGCGACCCGCTCACCAGACTCAAGACGACGAGCGCCTCTCGGGGGAGCGTCCGCAGCGAACGGAACGACATGCGGGACCGGTAGCGTTCTTGGCAGTTAGTTCTGCGTGAACCGGAAGGAGACTCCGTGCCTGCGGCGAACGGGACGCGAGGTCCGTGCGGCACTCATTTTATCCGACCGGACGTAGCCGAGCGAACGTGAGTCGAACCCGCCGAATCGAGGTAAGC
The sequence above is drawn from the Haloprofundus salinisoli genome and encodes:
- a CDS encoding MFS transporter, whose protein sequence is MSFRSLRTLPREALVVLSLVSGSHVINHMYLVLFPPILGVLATEFDVTLATLGFAMGAQAFVNTVFQLPFGYLSDTYDRTLTLSLCLVLGSLGAFVLAAAPTFEWLLVGQILLGVGVAGHHPAHYPLLADATTKTNRGRVFSVHGFAGNVGFAAPPVVIVALTSITGLSWRHAFAVIGGVGLLYAILAVFVLLRYVPRTVRRPNVVNDSVAGGDATSTETPSLADRLRSGVVALLDSPKILALGLLALVASTAMWGITSFVVTLLEQGYGVESSTASLTLSVMFGVGAVFMLVGGDLSDRFAPAPLILGSYVLVAAFVVLLASFVLPPSAAVVAAVVGGSVGSLSTPARDKLADVLSARADLGRNFAVVTVGIMVGSTVAPPLFGVLIEVFGFRVAFASIAVVALGVAAVAGGIVVRWGDGYSLSEPATAGD
- a CDS encoding PadR family transcriptional regulator, which produces MNDLSGFQRDLLWVIAGKEQPSGQEVKTELEEYVEGEINHGRLYPNLDTLVNKSYVDKGPIDRRTNYYAITEKGRESLRTRRDWENQYVSLE